The Alteromonas stellipolaris genome includes a region encoding these proteins:
- the add gene encoding adenosine deaminase, which produces MQEFIQKMPKAELHVHIEGTLEPELSFALAQKNGVSLSAETPEQMIAAYNFHDLPSFLDIYYAGMSVLIEEEDFYALTMAYFEKAAAQHIVYVELFFDPQAHTSRGVAFDTVIEGIYRAQQDANTKLGVQSNLILCFLRDMSADSAMEHLIMAEPHLNKLIGVGLDSDEHKNPPSKFAAVFAKAREWGLKLTMHCDVNQQDTLEHIRQVLEDIDVDRIDHGVNILASDALCELVKQKNIGLTVCPVSNQFVVQSLTSIEIKDMLKRGLMPTINSDDPSYFRAYLNENLIALQQEGGFSEDELSTLVANSFKASWLSTPEKEQYLAGLNDYLAKCA; this is translated from the coding sequence ATGCAAGAATTCATACAAAAAATGCCAAAAGCCGAACTCCATGTTCATATTGAAGGCACATTAGAGCCTGAGCTAAGCTTTGCATTAGCACAGAAGAATGGCGTAAGCCTGAGTGCAGAAACCCCAGAGCAAATGATAGCCGCTTATAACTTTCATGATCTCCCCTCTTTTTTAGATATTTATTACGCAGGGATGAGTGTATTAATTGAAGAAGAAGACTTTTACGCGCTTACCATGGCTTATTTTGAAAAAGCAGCGGCGCAGCACATTGTGTATGTGGAACTCTTTTTCGACCCACAAGCTCATACGTCCCGAGGCGTAGCATTCGATACTGTAATTGAAGGTATCTATCGCGCACAACAGGATGCTAATACCAAGCTAGGTGTACAAAGCAATCTTATACTGTGTTTCCTTCGTGATATGTCGGCCGACTCGGCCATGGAGCATCTAATCATGGCTGAGCCACATCTTAATAAACTTATTGGTGTAGGCTTAGATTCAGATGAACATAAGAACCCGCCTTCTAAGTTTGCCGCTGTGTTTGCCAAAGCCCGTGAGTGGGGATTAAAACTTACCATGCATTGCGATGTGAACCAGCAAGATACCCTAGAGCATATTCGCCAGGTGCTAGAAGACATTGATGTAGACAGAATAGATCACGGCGTGAATATTTTAGCCTCAGACGCGTTATGCGAATTAGTGAAGCAAAAAAATATTGGTTTAACGGTTTGCCCTGTGTCGAATCAATTCGTGGTGCAATCACTCACCTCAATTGAAATTAAAGACATGCTTAAACGCGGGTTAATGCCAACGATCAACTCGGACGACCCTTCTTATTTTCGGGCATATTTAAATGAAAACCTCATTGCGCTTCAGCAAGAAGGAGGATTTAGTGAAGATGAGCTAAGCACTTTAGTGGCGAACAGCTTCAAAGCAAGCTGGCTAAGTACGCCTGAAAAAGAGCAATATTTAGCGGGGCTCAATGATTATTTAGCCAAATGTGCTTAG
- a CDS encoding Ig-like domain-containing protein: MRQITRVLSKTLWLFSAIFILTACGGGDSVSRDDSDGSDDGSGSSATVNIVLTVQNASGETDRNLTSDNSLTVIATVTDTDGVAQADQLVTFAVSNTELAVFGNDTGTARTDDSGIARIAINASTASGDGEITGSLSSGESGSTTFSAVGAPTVSEEPASLQFYASAVQLASSGSDDIELIALIKNEQSVLMEGVVVNFSASNEAGVELQLTQSTTTADGTARALVSTQNDASNRTVTLTAQTGALVKTVDILITGTEVTINGANSVILNDTAEYTLRVQDSDGVAIVNQTILLEAENGTLSETSVNTGADGQATITYTATTSGEDTITASSLNASVEFELEVQQDEFSFVVVPDEEISLNEAATISVQWLQDGTPAVGNNVTFSTSRGEIIGAALVTTDADGIASISIESDNAGFASITATGTEAGNESTVNAVTQVEFVAVEPATLIADATPDIIGPDGQTSTITAVVRDPSGNLVKNTVVNFNVDDVSTGSISPSQSTTDSSGIASTVFTSGAPSSEDAVIVRASVASDETITDEVYMTVGDRAFDISIGTGNEIEEPDSTTYLKRFAVFVSDSAGQPVSGVELTASATPVKRVLGGTFLKGDWYWDEDESIYKPDVTVECNNEDINGNGILDVGEDTNGDEFLTPGIVGTLTFADTSITDENGQAELEYRYPANYGYWYDMVITIFGQSTGSEASQDHYYRLGVSSDDLTNEGAGLPANPFGSVPDCTTFN, translated from the coding sequence ATGCGACAAATTACGCGAGTCTTGTCTAAGACACTCTGGCTATTTAGTGCAATATTTATACTAACAGCGTGCGGAGGAGGCGATTCAGTCTCTAGAGATGATAGCGATGGATCAGATGATGGCAGTGGTTCCTCTGCTACTGTTAATATCGTATTAACCGTTCAAAACGCCAGCGGTGAAACTGACCGCAACCTAACCTCCGACAATTCTCTTACCGTTATTGCCACTGTTACTGACACTGACGGTGTAGCCCAAGCCGACCAACTCGTTACGTTCGCAGTAAGTAATACCGAACTAGCCGTGTTCGGGAACGATACCGGTACAGCGCGAACCGATGACAGCGGGATAGCAAGAATAGCTATTAATGCCAGTACTGCCTCAGGTGATGGTGAAATCACAGGTAGCTTGAGCAGTGGTGAAAGCGGCTCTACTACTTTTTCAGCCGTTGGAGCTCCTACGGTTAGTGAAGAACCTGCGTCATTACAATTTTATGCAAGCGCGGTTCAGCTTGCCTCCAGCGGTTCAGATGACATTGAGCTCATTGCATTAATTAAAAACGAACAAAGTGTTTTGATGGAAGGGGTTGTCGTTAACTTCTCTGCTAGTAATGAAGCCGGTGTTGAATTGCAATTAACGCAATCTACCACTACCGCCGATGGTACTGCCAGAGCATTAGTCTCTACTCAAAATGATGCGTCGAACCGCACGGTAACCCTAACGGCTCAAACCGGCGCATTAGTTAAAACCGTTGATATTTTGATCACCGGCACAGAGGTGACGATTAATGGCGCAAACTCAGTCATATTGAATGACACTGCCGAATATACGCTACGTGTACAAGATTCTGATGGGGTAGCCATTGTTAATCAAACTATCCTATTAGAAGCAGAGAACGGTACACTCAGTGAAACCTCAGTTAATACAGGGGCTGATGGACAAGCTACCATTACTTACACGGCAACCACATCTGGTGAAGATACCATTACAGCTTCGTCGCTTAATGCGTCAGTAGAATTTGAATTAGAGGTTCAACAAGACGAATTTAGTTTTGTGGTAGTGCCGGATGAAGAAATATCATTGAATGAAGCAGCCACAATCAGTGTTCAATGGCTACAAGATGGTACTCCAGCTGTTGGTAATAACGTAACATTTAGTACTTCTCGCGGAGAGATTATTGGCGCAGCGCTTGTAACAACCGATGCTGACGGTATTGCCTCTATCTCAATAGAGTCTGACAATGCCGGTTTTGCTTCTATTACTGCCACAGGAACTGAAGCGGGTAATGAGTCTACGGTGAATGCGGTGACGCAAGTAGAATTTGTCGCGGTTGAGCCTGCTACTTTGATTGCAGATGCAACACCAGATATTATCGGACCTGATGGTCAAACAAGTACCATTACTGCAGTTGTTAGAGACCCTTCAGGTAACTTAGTAAAAAATACCGTGGTTAACTTTAATGTAGATGACGTATCTACAGGTTCTATTTCACCTTCTCAATCGACCACCGACAGCAGTGGTATTGCCTCTACGGTATTTACTTCAGGCGCACCTTCAAGTGAAGATGCGGTTATTGTTCGTGCTTCTGTAGCAAGCGATGAAACAATTACTGATGAAGTGTATATGACAGTAGGTGACAGAGCATTTGATATCTCCATTGGCACTGGTAACGAAATTGAAGAGCCTGATTCAACCACTTACCTAAAACGCTTTGCTGTGTTTGTTTCTGATTCAGCAGGACAGCCTGTTAGTGGCGTTGAGTTAACCGCATCTGCTACACCAGTAAAGCGTGTTTTAGGGGGGACATTCTTAAAAGGGGATTGGTATTGGGATGAAGACGAGTCTATTTACAAGCCTGACGTAACAGTTGAGTGTAATAACGAAGACATTAATGGCAATGGTATTCTTGATGTAGGAGAAGATACAAATGGTGATGAATTCCTAACTCCTGGTATTGTAGGAACGTTGACTTTTGCTGATACAAGTATAACCGACGAAAACGGACAAGCTGAGTTAGAGTATCGTTATCCGGCAAATTACGGTTATTGGTACGACATGGTTATTACGATTTTCGGTCAATCAACTGGAAGTGAAGCGAGCCAAGATCATTATTATCGATTAGGCGTTTCTTCTGATGACTTGACTAATGAAGGCGCTGGGCTACCTGCAAATCCATTCGGTTCTGTACCGGACTGTACTACATTCAACTAA
- a CDS encoding LysR substrate-binding domain-containing protein, producing MNLKHMYTFVEVAQCKSFSLAATRLHTVQSAVSRHINALESSLNVKLFERTTRYVELTAPGKVFLRHVEDILTHYQQAQYETQRVANGKQGLLRIGYLSSACAHFMPDLLKRFSLSEPLIDVQIFEMTAAQQLEAFSEGRIDIGFSRPIDGGYSGLINHQHLTDDPIVLVVSEAHPLSKNSSVNLADLAPYSLTLFAREQASSLFDAIISAFHRVKVQPKVSSEPGSMQALLTHIASTQHVALVPCCIKNLQTQGCTFISLTMPLSVPLEMHWQANGVPVTETWLSWCTSQTLAF from the coding sequence ATGAATCTAAAGCACATGTACACCTTTGTTGAAGTAGCTCAATGCAAAAGCTTTTCGTTAGCGGCCACGCGTTTACACACTGTTCAAAGTGCGGTTAGCCGCCATATTAATGCACTAGAGTCATCCCTAAACGTTAAGCTTTTTGAACGTACTACTCGTTATGTGGAGTTAACTGCACCTGGAAAAGTATTTCTTCGACATGTTGAAGATATCTTAACCCATTACCAACAAGCACAATATGAAACTCAGCGCGTTGCGAACGGTAAACAAGGGTTACTGCGTATTGGTTACTTAAGCTCAGCCTGTGCGCATTTTATGCCCGATTTATTAAAACGCTTCTCGCTAAGTGAGCCACTCATTGACGTACAAATATTTGAAATGACTGCCGCACAACAGCTAGAAGCCTTTAGTGAAGGGAGAATAGATATAGGCTTTTCACGGCCTATCGATGGCGGCTATAGTGGTTTAATCAATCATCAACATTTAACGGATGATCCTATTGTTCTTGTGGTGTCTGAAGCGCATCCATTGTCAAAGAATAGCAGTGTAAATTTGGCTGATTTAGCGCCTTATTCCCTCACTCTATTTGCCAGAGAACAAGCATCCAGCTTATTTGATGCCATTATTAGTGCTTTCCACCGCGTGAAAGTACAGCCTAAAGTGAGTAGTGAGCCCGGTAGTATGCAAGCGCTGCTAACTCACATAGCCAGTACGCAACATGTTGCGTTAGTACCTTGCTGCATTAAGAATTTACAGACACAAGGCTGTACGTTTATATCGCTTACTATGCCGCTGTCCGTGCCCCTAGAGATGCACTGGCAAGCTAACGGCGTACCGGTGACTGAAACATGGTTAAGTTGGTGTACTAGTCAAACACTGGCATTTTAA
- the astB gene encoding N-succinylarginine dihydrolase, giving the protein MKQFEVNFDGLVGPTHNYAGLSFGNVASLNNANAVSSPKQAAKQGLLKMKALSDMGMMQGVLAPQERPDIAALRRLGFSGSDARVLESAAKQSREIFLACCSASSMWTANAATVSPSADTADGRVHFTPANLTNKFHRSLEPQVTGNILKATFANEKHFAHHLHLPDNEHFGDEGAANHTRLCSDYSHAGVELFVYGRHAFDPSKPAPTKFPARQTLEACQAVARLHGLSEEGVVYMQQNPDVIDQGVFHNDVIAVGNQNVLFYHDQAFYKKETGLKELQTKFGDTPLHLIEVPTDEVSVQDAIKTYLFNTQIITLPNGDMTIIAPTDCEENDAVKRYLDKLVTLGTPIKSVNYFDVKQSMRNGGGPACLRLRVAMNDQELDAVNPATLINDLQFARLNKWVDKHYRDVLAEDDLRDPQLLIESRTALDELTQLLKLGSVYPFQQG; this is encoded by the coding sequence ATGAAGCAATTTGAAGTTAACTTTGATGGGCTTGTCGGCCCAACCCACAACTACGCCGGACTCTCGTTCGGTAATGTTGCTTCTCTGAACAATGCCAATGCAGTTAGTAGCCCTAAGCAAGCGGCTAAACAAGGTTTACTGAAAATGAAAGCCTTGTCTGACATGGGCATGATGCAAGGTGTACTTGCCCCTCAAGAACGCCCAGATATAGCTGCATTACGTCGACTCGGCTTTTCTGGTTCAGATGCCAGAGTGCTAGAAAGCGCTGCAAAGCAATCTAGAGAGATTTTTCTAGCATGTTGCTCTGCATCAAGCATGTGGACAGCAAACGCCGCCACGGTCTCTCCAAGCGCTGATACAGCTGATGGCCGCGTGCATTTTACACCTGCAAACCTAACAAACAAGTTTCATCGTTCGTTAGAGCCACAAGTGACAGGCAATATTTTAAAAGCGACCTTCGCAAATGAAAAACACTTTGCCCACCACTTACACCTGCCAGATAACGAACATTTTGGAGACGAAGGCGCAGCAAACCACACTCGTTTGTGTTCAGATTACAGCCATGCAGGGGTAGAACTCTTCGTATACGGCCGTCACGCTTTCGACCCAAGTAAACCAGCGCCCACTAAATTTCCTGCCCGCCAAACATTAGAAGCATGCCAGGCTGTGGCGCGCTTGCATGGGTTAAGCGAAGAAGGCGTGGTGTACATGCAGCAAAACCCTGATGTTATCGACCAAGGGGTTTTCCATAATGACGTAATCGCCGTGGGCAACCAGAACGTGTTGTTCTACCATGACCAAGCTTTTTATAAAAAAGAAACGGGGCTAAAAGAATTACAAACTAAGTTTGGTGATACTCCACTTCATCTTATTGAAGTTCCGACTGACGAAGTATCAGTTCAAGATGCTATTAAAACTTATCTTTTCAATACCCAAATTATCACCTTACCTAATGGTGACATGACGATTATTGCGCCTACCGACTGTGAAGAAAACGATGCAGTTAAGCGTTATTTAGACAAGCTAGTTACTTTGGGCACGCCGATAAAATCGGTAAACTATTTTGATGTTAAGCAAAGTATGCGTAATGGTGGCGGCCCCGCGTGCTTGCGTTTACGTGTAGCTATGAACGACCAAGAGCTTGATGCGGTAAATCCCGCGACTTTAATTAACGATCTTCAGTTTGCACGTCTTAACAAATGGGTAGATAAACACTACCGTGATGTACTCGCTGAAGACGATTTACGCGATCCTCAATTGCTTATTGAATCGCGTACAGCGCTAGATGAACTTACCCAGCTATTAAAGCTTGGCTCTGTATATCCATTCCAACAAGGTTAG
- a CDS encoding MFS transporter — protein MQLSRFGEITLLVISMLTIMVGAVLAPGLNSIAPALGVSKFAPLLITLPALGAILFAAFFGKLIDSIGARKTLVIALWGYLLLGIGGIWVYGPLWVSIDRILLGGFAAGVMASGTAIISQWYHGKARLSVIAKQGMAIELGGVIILFLGGLLSEIDWRAPFLLYGLALVCLVLTAISIPRKEPETQPVTLSESGQINESLRSVLINAVLAMSLFFSMFITLPSHLGDLGYSEAETGYLLSFISLMAVLSALVMPHIVNAKSEKVTLFLAFISFAAAHAIFAIAESTSLLVVASLFAGTGFGFSIPLLNHATVERSSDTNMGRNLAWFAMAVFSGQFLTSALEFLPVTDSGVFTVCGAIAVLCSVYVMKTKA, from the coding sequence ATGCAGTTATCACGTTTTGGAGAAATCACTTTACTAGTGATTTCAATGTTAACCATTATGGTTGGGGCGGTACTAGCGCCTGGATTAAACTCTATTGCACCTGCCTTAGGTGTGAGTAAATTTGCACCCTTGCTCATCACCTTGCCAGCATTAGGCGCTATTCTATTTGCAGCATTTTTTGGAAAGCTCATTGATAGTATTGGGGCTCGCAAAACCTTAGTCATAGCTTTGTGGGGATACTTACTGTTAGGTATTGGGGGTATTTGGGTATACGGCCCGTTATGGGTAAGTATTGACCGAATTCTATTAGGTGGATTTGCTGCAGGAGTGATGGCGTCAGGCACCGCGATTATTTCACAGTGGTATCACGGCAAAGCTAGACTTTCTGTCATTGCTAAACAGGGTATGGCCATTGAGCTAGGCGGCGTAATAATACTGTTCTTAGGTGGCCTGTTAAGTGAAATTGATTGGAGAGCGCCGTTCTTGCTCTACGGGCTGGCATTGGTTTGTTTGGTGCTGACCGCGATTAGCATCCCGCGTAAAGAGCCAGAAACTCAGCCTGTTACCCTTAGCGAAAGTGGTCAAATTAATGAAAGCTTACGGTCTGTCTTAATTAATGCCGTATTAGCCATGTCACTGTTTTTTAGTATGTTTATAACGCTGCCGAGTCATCTTGGCGATTTAGGTTACAGCGAAGCCGAAACGGGCTATTTACTGTCTTTTATTTCATTAATGGCTGTTTTATCCGCGTTGGTTATGCCACATATCGTTAATGCTAAATCTGAGAAAGTAACGTTATTTTTAGCTTTTATAAGCTTTGCAGCAGCCCACGCAATCTTCGCTATTGCTGAATCCACGAGTTTACTTGTAGTGGCGTCGCTATTTGCAGGTACGGGCTTCGGGTTCTCTATACCACTACTTAATCATGCCACCGTTGAGCGTAGCTCTGATACGAATATGGGCAGGAACTTAGCGTGGTTTGCTATGGCGGTATTCTCGGGTCAGTTTTTAACGTCGGCACTCGAGTTTTTACCTGTGACTGACAGTGGTGTATTTACAGTATGCGGGGCCATTGCCGTTCTGTGTTCGGTTTACGTGATGAAAACAAAAGCGTAG
- the topA gene encoding type I DNA topoisomerase, whose protein sequence is MAKSLVIVESPAKAKTINKYLGKDFIVKSSVGHVRDLPTKALGKVEPKKPAKELKTYSEEDKQEYLRRHEYLKLVDRMGVDPEQNWKAHYQVLQGKEKVVNELKRLAKDADTIYLATDLDREGEAIAWHLQELLGSKGKTYQRVVFNEITKNAIQEAFSDPGEVNVARVNAQQARRFLDRVVGFMVSPLLWKKIARGLSAGRVQSVAVRLVVDREREIKAFVPEEFWDIHADLTSEQKAALRMLVAKHEGKAFKPVNKAQADKALEDLNGAKYLVESRESKPTSSRPSAPFITSTLQQAASTRLGFGVKKTMMMAQRLYEAGYITYMRTDSTNLSQEALDNCRAYIEDNFGSKYLPESPNRYGSKEGAQEAHEAIRPSSVKVNAAHLGDMERDAQRLYELIWRQFVACQMTPAKYDATTIRVGANNYELTAKGRVLKFDGWTRVQPQLRKKGEEELMLPDVQKGDVLNLNALDPKQHFTKPVARFNEASLVKELEKRGIGRPSTYASIISTIQDRGYVRLENKRFYAEKMGEIVNDRLMENFDDLMSFDFTANMEQQLDDIAEGNKDWKDVLNLFYSDFYGKLLNAEKAPEEGGMRLNQAIPSGITCDKCGREMNVRTASTGVFLGCSGYNLPPKERCTNTMNLTPGDEVVKVDDEEELETEALRAKKRCPICSTAMDSYLVDETRKLHVCGNTPTCEGTLVETGTFKIKGYDGPIIECDKCGSDMELKNGRFGKYFGCTNEECKNTRKLLRNGEAAPPKEDPVDLPELPCEKSDAHFVLRDGASGIFMAAHNFPKSRETRAPKVEELARFRDRISEKFYYLADAPQKDPEGNLAIVRYSRKTKQQYVMSENEAGKATGWSAWYNDGKWETQAASKPAAKTKAKAKKK, encoded by the coding sequence ATGGCAAAATCTCTAGTCATAGTCGAGTCGCCAGCCAAAGCGAAAACGATAAATAAATATCTTGGTAAAGATTTTATCGTAAAAAGTTCTGTCGGCCATGTTCGCGATCTGCCTACGAAGGCATTGGGTAAAGTTGAGCCCAAAAAGCCAGCGAAAGAACTCAAAACTTATAGCGAAGAAGACAAACAAGAATATCTTCGCAGACATGAATATTTAAAACTTGTTGACCGCATGGGTGTAGACCCAGAACAAAACTGGAAAGCCCACTATCAGGTTTTACAGGGTAAAGAAAAAGTGGTTAACGAGCTTAAACGCTTGGCCAAAGACGCTGACACTATCTATCTCGCAACGGATTTGGATAGAGAAGGGGAAGCTATCGCGTGGCATTTACAAGAATTGCTGGGCAGTAAAGGCAAAACCTATCAGCGTGTGGTGTTTAACGAAATTACTAAAAACGCCATTCAAGAAGCCTTCTCAGACCCAGGCGAAGTTAACGTTGCTCGTGTAAATGCACAGCAAGCTAGACGTTTCCTAGACCGCGTTGTTGGCTTTATGGTGTCGCCATTGCTATGGAAAAAGATAGCACGTGGCTTATCTGCAGGCCGTGTTCAATCGGTTGCTGTTCGCCTAGTGGTAGATCGTGAGCGCGAGATTAAAGCGTTTGTTCCAGAAGAGTTTTGGGATATTCACGCCGACTTAACCAGCGAGCAAAAAGCGGCGCTACGTATGTTGGTAGCCAAGCACGAAGGTAAAGCGTTCAAACCGGTTAATAAAGCGCAAGCAGACAAAGCATTAGAAGATTTAAATGGCGCTAAGTACTTAGTTGAAAGCCGTGAATCTAAGCCTACGTCTAGCCGACCTTCAGCTCCGTTTATTACTTCAACGCTGCAGCAAGCTGCGAGTACTCGTTTAGGTTTTGGTGTTAAGAAAACCATGATGATGGCGCAGCGCTTGTATGAAGCGGGTTACATCACTTATATGCGTACTGACTCAACGAACTTGAGCCAAGAAGCGCTTGATAATTGCCGCGCATATATCGAAGACAATTTTGGGAGCAAATACCTACCAGAATCGCCGAATCGCTATGGCAGTAAAGAAGGAGCGCAAGAGGCGCACGAAGCCATTCGTCCTTCAAGTGTTAAGGTAAATGCTGCGCATTTAGGCGATATGGAACGGGATGCTCAGCGTTTATACGAGCTTATTTGGCGCCAGTTTGTTGCGTGTCAAATGACACCAGCTAAATATGATGCTACCACCATTAGAGTAGGTGCAAACAATTACGAGTTAACAGCCAAAGGCCGTGTGTTAAAGTTTGATGGCTGGACACGTGTTCAACCACAGCTTCGCAAAAAAGGCGAAGAAGAGTTGATGCTGCCTGATGTTCAAAAAGGCGATGTATTAAACTTAAATGCACTTGATCCTAAGCAGCACTTCACTAAACCAGTGGCGCGTTTTAACGAAGCGTCTTTGGTAAAAGAGCTGGAAAAACGAGGCATCGGCCGACCTTCAACTTACGCAAGTATTATTTCGACCATTCAAGATCGCGGTTATGTTCGCCTTGAAAATAAGCGTTTTTATGCTGAAAAAATGGGTGAAATCGTTAACGATCGTTTGATGGAAAACTTTGACGACCTAATGAGTTTCGACTTTACCGCCAACATGGAGCAACAGCTTGATGATATAGCGGAAGGTAACAAAGATTGGAAAGACGTACTCAATCTGTTCTACAGCGATTTTTACGGCAAGTTGCTGAATGCCGAAAAAGCCCCTGAAGAAGGCGGAATGCGCCTTAATCAAGCCATTCCGTCGGGTATTACATGTGACAAGTGCGGACGTGAAATGAACGTGCGTACGGCGTCTACCGGCGTATTCCTTGGGTGTTCTGGTTACAATTTACCGCCAAAAGAACGTTGCACTAACACCATGAACCTGACCCCAGGTGATGAAGTGGTGAAGGTAGATGACGAGGAAGAATTAGAAACCGAGGCGTTGCGTGCTAAGAAGCGTTGTCCAATATGCAGTACTGCCATGGACAGCTACTTAGTGGACGAAACCCGTAAGCTGCATGTGTGTGGTAATACACCCACCTGTGAAGGTACCTTAGTTGAAACCGGTACGTTCAAGATTAAAGGTTACGACGGCCCCATTATCGAATGTGATAAGTGTGGCAGTGACATGGAACTGAAAAACGGGCGCTTTGGTAAATACTTCGGCTGTACTAACGAAGAATGTAAAAACACGCGTAAGTTATTACGTAACGGCGAGGCTGCACCACCTAAAGAAGATCCGGTAGATTTACCAGAGCTGCCTTGTGAAAAGTCCGATGCGCATTTTGTACTACGCGATGGCGCTTCAGGTATTTTCATGGCCGCACATAACTTCCCTAAATCTCGGGAAACTCGTGCACCAAAAGTGGAAGAACTAGCGCGCTTTAGAGATAGAATATCTGAAAAATTCTATTACCTAGCCGATGCACCGCAAAAAGATCCGGAAGGTAACCTTGCCATTGTTCGCTATAGTCGTAAGACCAAGCAGCAGTATGTGATGTCGGAAAATGAAGCGGGTAAAGCCACAGGTTGGTCAGCATGGTATAACGACGGTAAGTGGGAAACACAAGCCGCCAGTAAACCTGCAGCTAAAACCAAAGCGAAAGCCAAGAAGAAATAA
- a CDS encoding DUF2058 domain-containing protein, translated as MASLQEQLLKAGIADKGSAKQARAEKRKKNKQKTKNNQGVVDEATIAAQKAAEEKKARSRELNQLQQQEREKRSIAAQVRQLIDVNKQPRKGDTVLNFTHDNVVKRMYVSAEMHKQVTKGRLTVVILGDAYELVPTPVADKIAQRDDSFIIYRADLDTSDNDGKEEAQDDWYADYDIPDDLTW; from the coding sequence ATGGCCTCGTTACAAGAACAGTTATTAAAAGCCGGCATAGCAGACAAAGGTTCTGCTAAGCAGGCGCGTGCTGAAAAGCGCAAAAAGAATAAACAAAAAACAAAGAACAACCAAGGCGTGGTGGATGAAGCGACTATTGCTGCTCAGAAAGCCGCTGAAGAAAAGAAAGCCCGCTCACGTGAGCTGAATCAGTTGCAACAACAAGAGCGTGAAAAGCGCTCTATTGCTGCGCAAGTGCGCCAGCTCATTGATGTGAATAAACAGCCGCGAAAAGGCGATACCGTACTGAATTTCACTCACGATAATGTCGTGAAACGTATGTATGTTAGTGCCGAAATGCACAAGCAAGTGACTAAAGGTCGCTTAACCGTGGTGATTTTAGGTGATGCTTATGAGCTAGTGCCTACGCCTGTAGCGGATAAAATTGCGCAGCGTGACGATAGCTTTATTATTTACCGTGCCGACTTAGACACCAGCGACAATGACGGTAAAGAAGAAGCACAAGATGATTGGTATGCCGACTACGACATTCCAGATGATCTGACCTGGTAA